Genomic DNA from Paenibacillus borealis:
GCTAATGCGTCAAATACAACATAGGTGCCTACAGCCGCTAAAATATAAGCCAACAGCACCGCGGGCCCGCCGATGGAGATTGCCAGGCCTGACCCGAGGAAATATCCGGTCCCTATGGTTCCTGCAACCCCCAATAAGCTCAACTGCCACCATTTCAGCTTCTTGTCTTCCTCCGCCTTACTTGAAGTCTGGTTCATTCTTTCCGTCCTCATCACTTCAGAATTTGAGATTTCTCTCCAATTCTAGAATTCCCTTTACCTCCATATTCATGAATTTATATTGTATCCGGCACTGGTAATCCGAATACCGGCAGTCCGTCTTCTCCCCAGGCCAAAGGCTGGACACGGGTATGTCGGTTAGGGTCATTCAAGGGATCTCCCTCTATGTCCTTATAATTTCTGGCGTGATAGACGAGCAGATCCTCAGTTCCATCAGCTGTCACTGTAAAGCTGTTATGTCCAGGACCGTACTGGCCGTTCTCCTCGCTTGTCGTAAACACTGGAACCGGGGATTTCGTCCACGAGCCGGAGTCCAGCAGATCGCTGTCATCCGGCGCGGTTAGCAGCCCCATGCAGTAATGGTGGTCGGTGGCGCTGGCAGAATACGTCAGGATCATCTTGCCGTTCTTTTGTAATACAGCAGGCCCTTCATTTACACGGTATCCGACCGTTTCCCAGTCATATTCCGGCCGGGTCAGCAGGACTTGCTCACCTTCCAGAGTCCATGGATTAGCCATCTTCGAGATAAACAGGCTGGAGTTCCCCTGAACTGAAGGGTCCTCCTGCGCCCATACCAGGTACTGCGATCCCCTATGTTCAAAGGTAGTGGCGTCCAGCGAGAACGTATCCCAAGCGGTATAGATTCTCCCCTTCTCCTCCCAGCTTCCTTCCAGCGGATTGCCGGAATCATTCTCCAGCACATACAGACGCTGCGCAAAAGGAGCATCATCACTCCCGGCGGAGAAATAGATGTACCACTTCCCATTGATGTGATGAATTTCAGGTGCCCAGACATATCCGCTCATAATACCGGAGATATGCTTCGTCCAGATGACGACAGGCTCGCTGGCTGTAAGTCCGCCGATTGACACGGCTCTGCGGAGCTCAATCCGGTCATATTCGGGAACCGAAGCGGTGAAGTAATAATAGCCGTCGCTATGCCGGTAAATGCAGGGGTCTGCCCGCTGAAGGACCACTGGGTTTGTGATTGTTTCATTCATTATATAATTCAGCCTCCTGAGTGATTTGCTTGTTAGAGCTTCAACTGCTGCATCAGCCCGTCTGCGCCGAACTCCAGCGGATCAATACAGGTTTCACGGTGAATTCCTTTGTAATCGTTGAACCGGGTTAACGGTGTCACGAACCGGTGATAGGCAATCCAGTATTGCCCGGTATCCGGGTCACGCATGATCGAATGGTGGGCGGTGCCGAGCATGCTCTTGTCCTTATTCTTGCTGAGAACCGGATAACGGTAGGTCACGGGTCCGTACAGTTGCTCTGCTGTACCATAGTTGACATGGTAATCTTCGCTGCCCGTATCGTCACAGGACCAGGTAAAGTGATACAGTCCGTCCCGCTTAAGTACGGTAACTGCTTCCCGGAAGTCGTATAATCCATCCAGATTTCTCATCGTGTCTTCATTGACCGTTACCATATCCGCACCGAGCTCCACGATCGCCGGATGACTGTTACCAAACAGCAGATAAGCTGTACCGTCATCCTCCACGTAGATGGACGGGTCAATGGCCTGTCCTATGACCAGACCAAGACGTTGGATCTGTTCCATGGTAATTAGCGGCTCCGGCTGCGCGCGGAACGGGCCCACAGGAGTGTCGGCGACCGCAACGCCGATGGCACTTTCCCCATCCGGCTTTTTGCCGCAGAAATAATAGAAATAACGGCCTTCCTTGCTGGCGATGGCCGGAGCCCAGGCACTGCCGACAGCCCAGGGTACATCCTCCGCCGCAAGATCGAGAATAACGCCTTCATCCTGCCACAGCTTGAGATCCGCTGATGAGAATACATGGAACTGTGTTCCCGACCAGCCTGTGAAGCCATCTGTTGTAGGGTACAGATAGTAGCGGCCGCCGAACTTCGCCAGATCCGGGTCAGCGAATTGTCCCGGCAGCACCTGATGCCCGTCTCCGAAGGCTGCCAGCAGCAGGCTGCATTCTCCGGCGGTAATCGGAAGGACTCCGCCGTGGCGCTTTTTGCTTACGCCAAGGTCGAACTCCCCGTCTGCAAGCACGCGGAAATCGCCGTTCTTAAGATCTGTCGTCAGCAGGGGAAGATACCCCTTCCCTTCCGCATAACGGTCCACAATCAGGCACCATTCCCCGCGGTCGTTCAGCTTATAAATCTCCGGACCTTCCACGCCCATGATGGCCTCCAGAACCGGTGCATCCACAAAGCTGAAGGCGTCTTTATCCAGCGACGCACCTTGCTCCACCCGGATATTCTTGGTCGTCTCATCCTTGGAGAAGCGGTAGTACATTCCGCCATCTGCGATAATCGTCGTATCAATAATATGGTTGTCACGTTCAATGTATTTCTCAGCCGCTGTGAATTCCCGGAAATCCTTCGTGCGTGCACTGTATATTTTGTGCTTCCGTTCACTCTCATGCGGCTCCTGGGTAGCAGAAGCCCAGAATACGAGAAATTCATCTGCGGCCTCATCGTAAATAGCTTCAGGAGCCCAGACACATCCGGCACCTTCCACGCCAACCGTGACTGCCCATGGCTGTGACCAGTTCACCAGATCGGCGGATTCCCAGACGATAATATCACGGCTTCCGGCCTCCACCGCCGCACTCCAGCCCTTGCCGCTGGCAATGCGCAGATCGGTGGCGATCAGATAGAATTTACTTTCCTTCGGCGAACGGACGATAAAGGGATCTCTGGCTCCCTTCTCACCGAGCTCCGAGCGCAGAACAGGTTGACCCGCGTTCAGGTCCTTAAAGTGCAGGCCGTCCTCACTGTAGGAGAAATAGACCTGTTCGCCATCCGGCTGCTCTCCGATGAAATGAACTAAGAGATAACCGGTGTATGCGGGTATGGATTGAGACAAGATAAGCCCTCCTTAGGGATTTCAGATTTATGAATGTTGTCGCTTTATTCTGAGCAATGTAACGGATTGGCCCGGGAAGTCATAATCGAAGCCGGTTCCTTCGAAGGCTATAGCCCGGGTAGAAGGGCTGACCTTCAGCGGATCAGCGAAGCTGTTCTCAGCATCCAGCGCTACTCCCGACAGTTCATGTACTTCTGCTGTATATGAAGCGGCCTTCAGCTCCTTCAGCTCAACCCGGACGGACAATGGGGTATCCAGCACATTCACCGCTTTGACGATTACATCTCCTGAAAGGTCTTCCACGCTTGCCGTATAGTACAGCGGCTGAATCTCAGGTAAGCGGTCTTCCGCCCGGTTAATCTCAATGCCATTGATTGCTGCCGTAATCAGGCGTCCTGAAACATGCAGCTCCAGTTCATAATCCGTGTCATTCTCCACCGTGAACAGGCTCTGGGTCAGACATGAACCCCGGCCGCCGGAGACCGCGCTCAGTATACTGTCCTGATTCTGCCAGCCGCCGAGCTCCCAGTTCAGCCGGTTCATTCCGTCCTGCATGCCGAAATAGATCAGGAATCCGCGCACGCCTCCATTTTTGCTGGCGGTCAGTTTGAGCGTGTAGTCACTCCAGTCCGTGTCATCCAGAGGGAAGGAGCGGAGTCCCTCCTCCTTACTCGCAGCCGCTTCCGTATCGTCCAGTTCAACAATCTCTTCTATTACTCTTCGCTCGCCTGTAAGGTTATTCGTCAGAGTAATGTTCCGGTAAGTAACAGCAGACTTCTCGGCAGCCAGCACAATACTTCCCTTGACTGGTTGCTGAAGCGCTTCGGGCTGCCCGGGCAGATGCTCGGCCTCAATATGCAGCAGCCGGTCTCCCTGATGATTCATGAACAGCTTCTGGACGTAGTAGTTCGGTGTGCCGAAGACCTGGTGGTTATCGAACCAGATCATATCCGGCTTCCAGTTCACATAGTCTACATTACACAGCATCGGCGCGTAACAGGCCAGACCGACTGCATGGGCATTCTGCTCCAGCCGGGTCATGAATGCAGCCTCTACCAGTGCATTATAGTAGGTATTGCCCCAGGAAGCGTATTCACCAAGAAACACCTTAGGTTCGTCTGCCTTGAACAGGTCGTACCGGTCCATATTTGCAAGGAACCATTCCGGCGACTGGTAATAATGCTCGTCCACCAGATCCGAACCGTGCTCTCGTGCCGAAGCCCAGCCCCGTTCATATTCGCCGCCTGCCGCGAACGGCCCGCTGCTGTTAATCACCTGCATATCCGGATAACGTTCCTTGATCGCTTTATGGAAATACGGGTAGCGCTCGAAGAACGGCTCCCCGACCTCTTCGTTGCCGATCGCAATATAATCCAGCCCGAAGGGCTCGGGATGGCCAAGCGAGCTGCGTACCGCTCCCCATTCGGTAGAAGCGTCTCCTCTGGCGAATTCGATCACATCCAGCGCATCCTGAATCCAGGGTCCCAGCTCGTCAAGGGGAACTATGCGCCCATGATGGGGGTCGTAGCCGCCGGGCAATACGGGAATGGCTTTGGCCCCGATATCCTCGCAGAACTGGAAGTATTCGTAATAGCCAAGGCCCAGTGTCTGGTTATAGCCCCAGTTATTGCGCCGCGGCGGCCGCGAGGTTACGTCTCCGATTGTTTTCTTCCAGCGGTACATCGAATTCCGGTCATCCGGGTTCAGCGAGCCGTCATGCACGAGACAGCCGCCGGGAAACCGCATGAATTTGGGCTTCATATCCGCCAGCAGCACCGCAATATCCTCCCGCAATCCATTGCGGCGGCCAAGATAGGTCTTCTCAGGGAAGAGCGACACCATATCGAGTTCCAGTCTGCCTGCTCCCCCGGTCAGAATCACCAGCCTGCAGGAGTTATCGGTGGAAGCTGCGGTAAGAACCGCTTCATATTTCTGCCACCCGGCAGAATCTACAGTGATAACTGCCGATGCAGTCACCGCTCCCCCGCTATCCTCAATAAGAACCTGCACAGGTGTGCCGAAGCTCCCGCTGCGCCGCATATATACAGAGAAGAGATAATTCTCGCCTGCCTTGACCGGAATGCCTGTATTGAAGCCCGCATTAGACAGCCCTACTCCGGTGCCCGGCTCCAGAATTTCGATTACCGCATAGTGGGGATTCTCCGGATGAAATGGAGATTCGTCCTCCACACTTAAGCTGGCCCGGCCGCCCCCGCGTTCAACCTTCTCCCAGGCCGTCAGCGGATGGTAATCATGACGGTCAACCGGGTCAAATTCAAACGAACGGTTCTGCACCAGTTCGGCGTACAGCCCCCCGTCTGCCGCATGATTCAAATCCTCGAAGAAAATACCGAATAAATCCCCAAGCTCAGCCCCTGTCTGTTGCGTATACACATTCAGTTTCGGTTTCGTGTCCATGGATGGATTCCTTTCAACAAACTAATTTAGTTAATATTTATATTAACTTTTTCATAATTATATTAATATTATAGTTACTAGAGAGTTATGCAGTCAATGCTCTATTCCTTGAGAACATGAATGAAAGAGACTAGTAATAATTTCAGAATCCTCAATTTAATTAATATATAAATTACGGTTACTTCAGCGGTCGAAAAAACGCCTTCCCATTCATATTGAACGGGAAGGCGTTTGTATTCTCTGTACGGCTCGCTCAAGAAACCGGACATCATCGTCATTTAAAAACAAGCCTCCCATTAATGAGCGGCTTGTTTTTATACAACATATGGAACTGGTCATTCTGCCCGTGCCGCGGGTCCCAGCCGGCTTCGTCCAGTGGCAACCAGTGCACGGAACTGTAGCAACTTCACAATGTCGTCAGCTGGTCCATCAACCTGGTATCTTTCGTAATCATCACCCCGTTAGAATTAGCAAAAGAGTCAGTAAGTAATTATATTGAAGCAGTTCAATCTGGTGATGTAAGAGAGGCAGTAAAATGGGTTATTGATACCAGATTCGCTTCAGAGGAAGATCAACTTAAACAATACAAGGATTCTTTGACTACCGACCCTTTTTCAACTGCAAGTATTGAGAGTGTTGTGGCTGAATCCGAGAGCAAATTTATAGCCACACTCGATTTAACACGTAAAGAAAATGGGGAAACCACTAAGATCTCTCTTCCTATTATTGAGAAAGATGGAACTTGGAAATTATTCTTAAATGGGCAAGAAACAATGAGTACCGCTGCACAAAAAATATCAGATTTACAAAACAAAAATAAAAGCATCATCGCTCCTCTAGCTTCAACTTTATTAGGAAGTTACGATGACACAATAGTTGGAACAGGAAATTCATTTTATAGCAATCAATTTAATATGACTCAAACATCATTAGGTATTACTGGGTGGCAACAGGTTCCAGGGGTATCTGTAGACAGTACAATGAGATATAGTGTTGTGTATAAAGGTTTTTTTAGCGATGATACAATCGGAGAGATATTCCATACAGGGTTTAATGGTTGGAATGGTGCTGCCTTTTATGAAACAATATCTGTAGGAGCATTAAATGCTCCACAAGGTGTGTATCTAAAGATATCAAATCCGAGTGCAGCCCATGCAGTACGAGTAAGAGGTCATATCTATGGCAACTGATAACTAAACTACTAATCCGAGATCAGGAGAATTTTTTTTGATCATCTCCTGATCTCAAAAAAGAGGGAAGATATGGTTAAATTAAAGGATAGCACCAATAAAGATTCAATCAAAGAACAGTATGATCAACTTTGGAATGAATTCCTCAATACTGAGGAAAATAAAGTTAAAATTATATTAAGAAATGCTAACAATGGTTTACTAACAAAAAGAAAACAACTATTGCTTTTGCTCAACCCCTTTAAAACACATCTAACATGGATTATTTTATTAGCAGCCCTTGGAACAGCCATTTTATTGTATGTAATATTTATATGTGTTGCATTATTAGTAGAATAGAGTCTAAAATTCCCAATAATCTTATTTGTATAGCTTTTTATTGAACAATAAAGTTTACTTATATTATTTAGTCTAAGATAGATCTCATATTTGAGTCGGCCAAAAGTAACCGCTTCAGTCCAGACTTACCTCAATGCCTTCTGTCTGTCTTAACCGATTTTTTCGTTACTGCTCAAACAGATATGCCAGCAGGCCTAAAAATTGATTGTCCATTTTATAAATTGTGTAGGAATTAAAACGATTTTGTTATTCAGGCATACAATAGTGCACCAATCTCGCCGTATTATATTTCCACTCAGCAATAATGCCGTCATAGTCTCGAACTAAATAATCTAGGTCATCCCCCATAAACTAGAATATCTTCCGAACCATAAGCCTTATAACGTAGATGTTCAAAATCTTCTCCACTCTGTTTGTCAACAAAAATAAAATATTCTTCAATCCCCAAGTCCTTGACTTTAAAATACTACGTATCCCATTACATTTTTGCGGTATTGATAATATTCATACATTTATAAAGTGTTCACCACTAAAGTTATTCCCTGTGACACTCACTTTCCTCTTATATAAAAAATTACTCTGACAATATTTAATCATCCTCATGAAGGATTTGAATATTTAGGCGCACCTAGTACATTAGCCAGATCTTTTAATGTTTCAAATTAAATTTAAAAATGAAGACCGCCTATTGATGCTAAGGAGTTTCGCAAAGGAGGAATTGCTGATTATGACTAGACTCCTCGCTTCATTATTTTCCGCTCTACTTCTGTCACTTGTTTTCACAATGGTCAGTCAAAATAATAATACGGATGATACTGTTTTGTATTATTCATTCGCGAATGAATTTTTTAATGGTTTCTTGATTATGTTCTGCATTTATTTATTCTTTGTAACGCCTGTTTCATTGTATATAGATAAAATAATCATAAATCGCAGTCTCCTTTTGCATTTCCTTCTATATTTTTTTATAGGGGCCCTACTTGGTTCATTAATTCTTTTGATTAATTCAGCGAATAATTTACAGGCTTCATTACAATTAATTTTGCTCTTCGGGTTGGGTTCGTTTGTGTTTTCTTTATTTTTGCACTTATTTTCATTTATTAAGAAGAAAATAACTCCTTGATTCCTGCAAGAACCATCTCTATCGGGGCTTCGCGGTTGATCAGCTTAACCCGGGGTGTTATGAGTTCAATCTAAATAGGTTGTTGTCGGGGCACGGAGCCTTTCGATCACTGTATTAGTGAAGGTTCTAGGCCGGCGCAAAACAAAAAGCCCCGCTGACCAGTTTTTCTACCGGAGGGGCTTTTTCGTATGCCAAGTTGATAACATCTGGAGCATTATTGAAAGCAGTCTAACTTACGGATAACCCGCTCTTAATCCCACTGATGCTTAGGTTTAATTTGCTTATCAGCACAATCCAGCCTGAACCTTATCCGAACCTGCCACAAAGCAGGTAATCGCGAACGCAAACGTGCTGCCCTGCTCGCTGGTATCCTTAAGCCATACTCTGCCGTTCATTAACCCGGCCAGCTGCTTACAGATCGAGAGCCCAAGCCCGGCACCGCTGTAACTCCCCGGTGAACGTCTTTCATGAATTTGCGAGAAGGAGCGGAACAGGTTATCCTTCTGATCTACAGGCAGTCCAATGCCGGTGTCCTTCACTTCAATGGAGAAGGTGACACTGTCTTTTGCATCGGCCTTAGTTTGCACAATTATGCTGACCTCACCCTGTTCCGT
This window encodes:
- a CDS encoding family 43 glycosylhydrolase, whose translation is MSQSIPAYTGYLLVHFIGEQPDGEQVYFSYSEDGLHFKDLNAGQPVLRSELGEKGARDPFIVRSPKESKFYLIATDLRIASGKGWSAAVEAGSRDIIVWESADLVNWSQPWAVTVGVEGAGCVWAPEAIYDEAADEFLVFWASATQEPHESERKHKIYSARTKDFREFTAAEKYIERDNHIIDTTIIADGGMYYRFSKDETTKNIRVEQGASLDKDAFSFVDAPVLEAIMGVEGPEIYKLNDRGEWCLIVDRYAEGKGYLPLLTTDLKNGDFRVLADGEFDLGVSKKRHGGVLPITAGECSLLLAAFGDGHQVLPGQFADPDLAKFGGRYYLYPTTDGFTGWSGTQFHVFSSADLKLWQDEGVILDLAAEDVPWAVGSAWAPAIASKEGRYFYYFCGKKPDGESAIGVAVADTPVGPFRAQPEPLITMEQIQRLGLVIGQAIDPSIYVEDDGTAYLLFGNSHPAIVELGADMVTVNEDTMRNLDGLYDFREAVTVLKRDGLYHFTWSCDDTGSEDYHVNYGTAEQLYGPVTYRYPVLSKNKDKSMLGTAHHSIMRDPDTGQYWIAYHRFVTPLTRFNDYKGIHRETCIDPLEFGADGLMQQLKL
- a CDS encoding alpha-L-arabinofuranosidase C-terminal domain-containing protein, encoding MDTKPKLNVYTQQTGAELGDLFGIFFEDLNHAADGGLYAELVQNRSFEFDPVDRHDYHPLTAWEKVERGGGRASLSVEDESPFHPENPHYAVIEILEPGTGVGLSNAGFNTGIPVKAGENYLFSVYMRRSGSFGTPVQVLIEDSGGAVTASAVITVDSAGWQKYEAVLTAASTDNSCRLVILTGGAGRLELDMVSLFPEKTYLGRRNGLREDIAVLLADMKPKFMRFPGGCLVHDGSLNPDDRNSMYRWKKTIGDVTSRPPRRNNWGYNQTLGLGYYEYFQFCEDIGAKAIPVLPGGYDPHHGRIVPLDELGPWIQDALDVIEFARGDASTEWGAVRSSLGHPEPFGLDYIAIGNEEVGEPFFERYPYFHKAIKERYPDMQVINSSGPFAAGGEYERGWASAREHGSDLVDEHYYQSPEWFLANMDRYDLFKADEPKVFLGEYASWGNTYYNALVEAAFMTRLEQNAHAVGLACYAPMLCNVDYVNWKPDMIWFDNHQVFGTPNYYVQKLFMNHQGDRLLHIEAEHLPGQPEALQQPVKGSIVLAAEKSAVTYRNITLTNNLTGERRVIEEIVELDDTEAAASKEEGLRSFPLDDTDWSDYTLKLTASKNGGVRGFLIYFGMQDGMNRLNWELGGWQNQDSILSAVSGGRGSCLTQSLFTVENDTDYELELHVSGRLITAAINGIEINRAEDRLPEIQPLYYTASVEDLSGDVIVKAVNVLDTPLSVRVELKELKAASYTAEVHELSGVALDAENSFADPLKVSPSTRAIAFEGTGFDYDFPGQSVTLLRIKRQHS
- a CDS encoding glycoside hydrolase family 43 protein, which codes for MNETITNPVVLQRADPCIYRHSDGYYYFTASVPEYDRIELRRAVSIGGLTASEPVVIWTKHISGIMSGYVWAPEIHHINGKWYIYFSAGSDDAPFAQRLYVLENDSGNPLEGSWEEKGRIYTAWDTFSLDATTFEHRGSQYLVWAQEDPSVQGNSSLFISKMANPWTLEGEQVLLTRPEYDWETVGYRVNEGPAVLQKNGKMILTYSASATDHHYCMGLLTAPDDSDLLDSGSWTKSPVPVFTTSEENGQYGPGHNSFTVTADGTEDLLVYHARNYKDIEGDPLNDPNRHTRVQPLAWGEDGLPVFGLPVPDTI